In Monodelphis domestica isolate mMonDom1 chromosome 3, mMonDom1.pri, whole genome shotgun sequence, the following proteins share a genomic window:
- the LOC100011657 gene encoding olfactory receptor 7C2, with product MVPGNQTQFTEFLLLGFSETPEQQGPLFGLFLGMYLVTVVGNLLLMLTIASDSHLHTPMYFFVSNLSFVDLCVITTTVPKMFVNILTQSKAISYAACVAQMYFFMALICVDNFLLTAMAYDRFVAICQPLHYATIMSPRLCVLLMMLSWIISLVEALIQNLMVMRLSFCGDHEIQHFFCDFPQVLKLSCSDTFNNYMLLYIMAAILGTVPLTGIVFSYSQICSTILKVPSAKGKYKSFSTCGSHLSVISLFYGTGMGVYFSSSITHSSWKSTVASAMYAVVTPMLNPFIYSLRNKDIKDAVRRLIGRVTSFE from the coding sequence ATGGTACCAGGAAACCAAACACAATTCACTGAATTTCTCCTCCTGGGATTTTCTGAGACACCAGAGCAGCAGGGGCCTCTCTTTGGGCTGTTCTTGGGCATGTACTTGGTCACTGTGGTTGGAAATCTGCTCTTAATGCTCACCATTGCCTCTGACTCTCACCTCCATACACCCATGTACTTCTTTGTCTCCAATCTGTCCTTTGTGGATCTCTGTGTCATAACCACTACAGTCCCCAAGATGTTTGTGAACATCTTGACACAAAGTAAGGCTATATCTTATGCTGCCTGTGTTGCTCAGATGTACTTCTTTATGGCTTTAATTTGTGTGGACAATTTCCTTCTCACTGCAATGGCCTATGACCGGTTTGTGGCAATCTGTCAACCTCTACACTATGCAACCATCATGAGCCCTAGACTCTGTGTCCTCTTGATGATGCTCTCTTGGATAATAAGCCTTGTTGAAGCCCTCATTCAGAATCTCATGGTAATGAGGCTTTCTTTCTGTGGAGATCATGAAATTCAGCACTTCTTTTGTGATTTCCCTCAAGTTTTGAAACTCTCTTGTTCTGACACCTTTAAtaattatatgttattatatatcatGGCTGCAATACTGGGCACTGTCCCACTCACAGGGATTGTTTTTTCATATAGTCAGATCTGTTCTACCATTTTGAAAGTCCCATCTGCTAAGGGTAAGTACAAATCCTTTTCTACCTGTGGATCTCATCTCTCTGTTATTTCTTTATTCTATGGCACAGGAATGGGAGTATATTTCAGCTCTTCCATTACTCACTCTTCCTGGAAGAGCACAGTTGCTTCAGCAATGTATGCTGTGGTCACACCCATGTTGAACCCCTTTATTTATAGCCTGAGAAATAAGGACATAAAAGATGCCGTTAGGAGGCTCATTGGCAGAGTAACTTCCTTTGAGTGA